In Sediminispirochaeta bajacaliforniensis DSM 16054, the following proteins share a genomic window:
- a CDS encoding DUF935 domain-containing protein has protein sequence MGRLINRLKKPSEKDLRTEQAYVIHNSNRSIWSGGLVAGLTPDRLGSILNAVRNGDCPAEYLELAQELEERDLHYRSVLSTRKHAVEGLPLYVEPAGDADQELKIAEAVTRDIQKHPDIMDLKKNALDALGKGFSANETMWDTSGSVWKPAEFRFRDPRWFAYERETGILKLRGAYGSDLIELKPYHFIIHEPNLLAGKQITGGLSFSALFYWLIKHYDVTSWAAFVDRFGYPVRLGKYGKKATKEDIKTLRRAVASIGTDVGAVIPESMLIDIVEAKNTGTNADVYEKYAEWVDKQFSKLVLGQTASTEGTPGKLGNETSQEEVRQDILRADAAQLEQTLNRDLVIPYVKLNFGDQEVYPRLRLKYVEEKNVELIVNSVNKLVPLGLRVKKDEMLSLLSLSVPDENDEVLESQSTLLSPGGLNSAWPRDHRTALNTQSVAMSKASATEEELVDEATKSDFIEISDEIASIIEEASNKATDFKSFRIELEKLVTEWKPDKIAELMAIAFFNSRATGDSEFDGEDDG, from the coding sequence ATGGGACGATTGATCAACCGATTGAAAAAGCCAAGTGAAAAAGATCTAAGGACCGAACAGGCCTATGTTATACATAATTCTAATCGATCGATCTGGAGTGGTGGCCTTGTAGCGGGCCTTACTCCTGATCGCCTTGGTTCGATTCTTAATGCTGTCAGGAATGGTGACTGTCCAGCCGAATATTTGGAATTGGCGCAAGAGCTTGAGGAACGGGACTTACATTATCGATCTGTCTTATCCACACGAAAACATGCGGTTGAGGGATTACCCTTATATGTGGAACCGGCAGGAGATGCTGATCAGGAGCTAAAAATTGCCGAGGCTGTTACCAGGGATATACAAAAACACCCTGATATTATGGATCTAAAGAAAAACGCTCTCGATGCCTTGGGAAAGGGATTTTCTGCCAACGAAACTATGTGGGATACCAGTGGTTCAGTATGGAAACCCGCAGAGTTCCGATTTCGTGATCCCCGCTGGTTTGCATATGAGAGGGAAACGGGCATATTAAAACTCAGAGGAGCCTATGGATCTGATCTGATTGAACTGAAACCATATCATTTCATTATCCATGAACCGAACCTGCTTGCCGGAAAACAGATTACCGGTGGGCTCTCCTTTTCCGCTTTGTTTTATTGGTTGATTAAACACTATGATGTAACGAGCTGGGCAGCCTTTGTTGACCGTTTCGGCTATCCTGTAAGGCTGGGGAAATACGGGAAGAAAGCGACGAAAGAAGATATCAAAACTCTGCGGCGGGCCGTTGCCTCTATCGGAACGGACGTAGGTGCGGTTATCCCTGAATCGATGCTTATTGATATCGTCGAAGCAAAGAATACAGGGACCAATGCAGATGTGTACGAGAAATACGCCGAGTGGGTGGATAAACAGTTTTCCAAGTTAGTACTCGGCCAGACAGCAAGCACGGAAGGAACGCCAGGAAAACTGGGAAATGAAACATCCCAGGAAGAGGTGCGTCAGGATATTCTCAGGGCTGATGCTGCTCAGCTGGAACAAACTCTGAACCGCGACCTGGTAATCCCGTATGTAAAATTAAATTTTGGAGATCAGGAAGTCTATCCGCGTCTCAGACTCAAATACGTTGAAGAAAAGAATGTTGAGCTCATTGTTAATTCAGTAAACAAGCTTGTACCCTTGGGACTACGGGTAAAAAAAGATGAAATGCTCAGCCTATTGAGCTTGTCCGTTCCTGACGAAAATGATGAAGTTCTTGAGTCTCAATCTACATTGCTTTCTCCCGGAGGTTTGAATTCGGCATGGCCGCGGGACCATAGGACTGCGTTAAATACCCAGAGCGTTGCAATGAGCAAGGCCTCGGCCACAGAAGAAGAACTTGTTGATGAAGCTACTAAAAGTGATTTTATCGAAATATCCGATGAAATAGCCTCCATCATAGAGGAGGCATCGAATAAAGCAACCGACTTTAAAAGCTTTCGGATAGAACTGGAAAAACTGGTGACCGAATGGAAACCGGACAAAATTGCTGAATTGATGGCCATCGCATTTTTTAACTCCCGCGCCACCGGAGATTCTGAATTTGATGGTGAGGATGATGGATGA
- a CDS encoding phage head morphogenesis protein, whose protein sequence is MSSPNMVPKQALDYIKRKNLTPAFSYKDVWNEEHATAFTVAKAMQTDVLADIKGAVEQAIKNGETFDSFKKNLAPTLQGKGWWGKKTMTDPVTGREVHAQLGSDRRLRTIYSTNLRSAYQKGTYDRAMDSPAHPYLMYRLGPSHTHREQHEAWEGLILPKDDPWWNSHLPPNGYGCKCYITAVSKARKERYEREGITIPPRADGTGGGTLPVKTTAPKTVSKQYYNERKGIIEHIPKGITPGFNWNQGLTGRVAPVFEEALKKGSQKFPAQFEEIARSLVHNTVFQEAHNSFVSRAAAGSIKGDYLSPVGFIDRTIAKWMKQHKNINVGETSIINMRAGLINGPKGARHAKAADALSNLEWSRIIDYLLDASVYFDPDGKSLLYVYEQDAEHFVKIAVQAQYRKSSHGTVLTAASLRSAYKIGIDEYSRISALQKIK, encoded by the coding sequence ATGAGTTCCCCGAACATGGTGCCAAAGCAGGCTCTTGATTACATAAAACGCAAAAACCTTACCCCGGCATTTAGCTACAAGGATGTCTGGAATGAAGAACATGCCACAGCTTTTACCGTAGCAAAAGCCATGCAGACGGATGTCTTGGCGGATATAAAGGGCGCAGTGGAACAGGCGATCAAGAACGGAGAAACCTTTGATTCGTTCAAAAAGAATCTGGCTCCGACTCTGCAGGGAAAAGGCTGGTGGGGCAAAAAAACAATGACAGACCCCGTAACAGGACGGGAGGTACATGCCCAGCTTGGGAGTGACCGTCGGTTACGTACCATATACAGCACAAACCTCCGGAGTGCATACCAAAAGGGAACCTACGACAGGGCCATGGACAGCCCCGCACACCCATATCTAATGTATCGGCTGGGACCAAGCCATACCCATCGGGAACAGCATGAGGCCTGGGAAGGATTGATTCTTCCGAAGGACGATCCGTGGTGGAATAGCCATTTACCGCCTAACGGATATGGCTGTAAGTGTTATATCACGGCGGTTTCAAAAGCCCGTAAAGAACGGTATGAACGCGAAGGGATAACGATTCCGCCACGGGCGGACGGTACCGGGGGAGGCACTCTGCCGGTAAAAACCACGGCTCCGAAAACCGTATCTAAACAGTATTACAATGAGCGGAAGGGAATTATCGAACACATCCCCAAAGGGATTACTCCAGGATTCAACTGGAATCAAGGATTGACCGGCCGCGTTGCACCGGTATTTGAAGAGGCTCTGAAAAAAGGATCACAGAAATTCCCTGCACAATTTGAGGAAATAGCCCGGTCACTGGTGCACAATACCGTCTTTCAGGAGGCCCATAATAGTTTTGTTTCACGGGCCGCCGCCGGTTCCATTAAAGGTGATTATCTGTCACCGGTTGGGTTTATTGATAGGACAATAGCAAAGTGGATGAAGCAACATAAAAATATTAACGTAGGAGAAACCTCTATTATTAATATGCGTGCCGGTCTTATTAATGGGCCCAAGGGGGCCAGACATGCAAAAGCGGCCGATGCATTAAGTAATCTGGAATGGTCAAGAATTATTGATTATCTATTGGATGCCTCTGTCTATTTTGACCCAGACGGTAAATCTCTGTTATACGTCTATGAACAGGATGCTGAACACTTTGTAAAGATTGCCGTCCAAGCCCAATATAGAAAAAGTTCTCACGGAACTGTTCTAACAGCTGCATCGCTCAGAAGCGCCTATAAAATTGGTATTGATGAGTACAGCAGAATCAGCGCATTGCAAAAAATAAAATAG